The genomic interval gtgCTCTTCCCACTGCTGAGTTACACAACTCTTTCCACCCTGGGGCCTGAGAACTGGTCTGATGTGACCTGATGATTTTATTGCAGCAGCAGTACTTTTTgaggactctctctctctctctctttagcgcgcatgcacacacacacacttactttctctctctctctgtgtctctcacttCCCCcctctcattttttttcttcttctccctccacATCTGTTAATCTGCTCAGGGAATAGCAGCAGACAGTTTTCCAAACCTCTGTGCATTTACGTGTCATGCAATTCATCATTGGTAAGTCTTGGAAGAGTCCAAGTTCTGAGAAAGTTAGACTCCAACCCAGAAGTGGACCCTGCACTTGAATCAGATTGTGGCTTGCACATCCAGTAGCTGGCAGCTGGGATTAGGTTTATTGCAGGTTTGAGGTTGGAGTTGGTCATCCTTAGCCCAAAAGGAGAGTGTTCTTATCTGCATCCGAAAGCAACCACTGACTTTTCTCTTTCTATACATGAAAGGTCAGAAGCAGCACAAgccagatttgtttttatttaaaaagaagataTAATCAAAGTTTTCCTCTTCGCTGCTGATTAAGTTTTTCACCTATTGCCAAATTGTGAATAACGAGACAAACGGTAGCATCCCATTTGATGAGCATGTTCCGCTGCTGCTTTATGATCTCCATCTCTGACTGTGAGCGATTTGCCGTCTGTGTGGTGACCTACTGAACAATGTGGCTCGCCATTCCGGGAGCCAAAATGACTCCCCGCATGAATAGGAAGAGCTAAGCCAATCTACGGTCTGTGCTCGGTGAGGCCTCGGCATCGCGAGCCCATCGGAGCCTGCTTCCATTACACTGACATGGGAAACGATTCTCTGGAAGAATAAACGATATTATCTTAATCTCACTGGGAGTCCACCCAACGAGCAACCGCTCGGTTTGGTTAAGTTCACCGACTTGAAGTAAACAGAGCAATGTAGCCGCAGAGTGGTTGCTCCAGGTTTCCACAATTTAATGCAAATTTTGAACGTTTTCAAAAAATTTGGTAAAAGGAAATGTGCAATTTATGCAGTATTGTGAAGTGACTGTCGGGGTTATTTCACTTTAAAGAGCACTAGGTGGCATGTGCATGTGAGACTGTCGAAACTATGGGtcatatgcaggaattacgacccaTAGGTACGTTTTTAAAATAAGCGCCCCCTAGCGGTAGTATAAGtaacagcaatctggtacctTGGGTGTGTTGTCATGGAGTAGCTTCGATGAGGTTTCCACTGGCAGTTCACTTAGTGGGTAAAGCGTTGGAAGCTTTGGTGTGATTAACACGGGTTCGACTCCTACATTACGCCAACTGGAGATGGTTCACCAACACCTTTTTTGTGTCCTTGAGCGAGGCACGTCTGATGGCTGCgtcggcagcgtgtgaatgtgtgtggatgatgagtgatagaaaatgtgcggtgtgaatgggtgaaatgggtaaaaaaaacgtagcataaagcagctttgagtgaggGGAgtaagtgctatataaatacaaaccatttacactTGTATTTACATCTTTCCAGTCTGCACTTAATGAAGCATGTGATATTtaagtctttcttttttcagcGATGTTGGCGCTTTattgaaaatgtgcataaaagcGGGCTGATGAAAACCAGCCATGTGTTACTTAACTTGCTGGGCTTGTCTGTTGCTGggacaaatgaacacatgaacttgAATAGAAGTAATTGACTTTTGCTGAAGGTTAAAAGTCAATCATGCGTGGGACACAGCTGCTCTTTACcagaactgtgtgtttgttttgtgaagcCATTAAAGCTCCAGCCCTGATTTTTAGACCTTGTCATGCCCTCTGGTCTTTGTCTCTCCATCATGGCTCATCTCTGATTGTTTGTGACAGGGAACAATAACGGGCCCACAGAGAAAGGAAATTCTCCCTGCTCACTTGTCAGTCCATATTAGTTCATCCTAATGCCCTCTCCTCTTTCCGCTGCTTCTTATCTGTGCGGGGGATTGAAATTCAGTCGCGGCCAACACGTCCACTTTTTAAAGTGCAACAATTTACATTAGTAAAACTTTTAGGTCATTATTAAGAACAAACTTTGGTTTAGGGTCAAACTGGCTGCTTTTTCTCTTCACTTAAAGTTTATAATGTATTTTACATAAGTCGTCAATCTTGCAGttcataaaatcataaatattcAAGGATCTTTTACTCTCTGATAGAGAATTTTCAGACATTTACAGTTAAGcaataataaagtcattataGTCCAGGTGCTCTGAAGCTCTTTTCCAGGAGGTCAAAGTTCAAACAGAACATTAGCGCTGTACGCCGCTCTGATGAACAAACTAAAAGGATGGAGCGCTGGGTCATGCAGGAGGGGGATTAACACCTGGAAGGTGCAATCAAAATGTGTAAAGCGTAGCTCAGGTTTATGTGTGATTTATACTAACCGTTTtatgaaaaataagaaaataaaagagaggtCTGCACATTAATGCGCTCTGAAAATAAGAGTAATTGCTTTTTGCCTGGGAAAGCTGTTAAGCAGCAATTCCAGAGCAAGCAACGTTGAATTTATTACTCtggtattaaaaaagaaaaaaaaaggttgctgCATGTGCCTGCAGGAAACAGGTGGGACTGGTGAAATTCAACTAAGAAAAATGATGTTTGTATGTAACCAAAACATTACGAGAAAATAGCCTTTTAAATGGCATTTCCATACGGCAGACAAGAAGACCAGTGGGTGAATTAATCATCGCCTAATTTGGAGTGAAATGTTTTCACAGATGTCCGacatgtgattgtttttgtgtgtgattctCTTGTGCGGCTTAAGAAGAGCTCACGCGGGTTTTgcatgttgtctttttttttttttttttttaataacgaTCACAATCAACAAGTCATCCCAACACAATATCACtgcccaaaaaaacaacagaaaaaaaaacaacaacaaaacatcaccAACTCTGACTGGATCATTGTCGAACAGTACAGGGATTCAGCATCGCTTTCCTGACTCTGAAAAAATGAGGTCTAACTGTAACATCCAGCCACTGTCGTGTTCTGACTTCTCCCTCGTTGTTCCCTGTTGTTCCACTGGGGCTTTACACCGTAAAAGAAGCACcgacacaaacagagacagagcacagggaatgaaagaatgaaagactGCTAACACATGCACGTGTCAGCTGACTGGAGTGAAAGGTGACAGGTGAGTTGATTGGGATagtatgatttaaaaataaaaaaaaattctcaagAAAGAGGAATAAACAGCTGCATTTTAAATATCATTAGATTTCCAGTCATTGCTGGAAAAGAGTGGtctgatttcttttatttttttttccctttctgggAATATTGGACaacttttaacacacacacacacaaaaaaaaacttgagtcAAATATGAATCAAATGGAACAGGTCAGACTGATTTGTTCAGGCACAAACACGTTGCACGTTTCTCCTaaaacagaatgaaaaaaacaacaaaaaaaaaccagtacTCTCACGGCATACCATATTAAAAGTGTTCCTACCAATGGAGATGCGTCACTTTTCTTGTCCCAGTTCGTGAAACAATCACTATATGACACGTTGCATAACAGAGCAAATCTGCTATTAATGCAAAAGAAATcccataaaaaaaactgttgcataatactttttttcttttccagtatATTCTTTGATGTCCCAAAAATAATCTGAACCTGTTAGGGATAAAAACTTCCAGTGAATGGCAGGCAGTGTGCACATGGCTACTTTCCATCACTGTTCCTCCCTTGCATACAggtcccttcttcttcttcttcttcttctcctcctccttcttcttctccttctccttcttcttcttcttcttcgtctttctCCACCCATTATATTAGATGCACTGAAAAAAGGGCCATTGCTGCTGGCtggccaaataaaaaaaaaaaaaaaaaaaaagcttggcTCAACTTCTTTGTTCATTCACTTTCCATTGCAAATCCTACAGGCGTTCTTTCTCTCCGCTCTCCTTTTCCCTGACCACAGCTATGGCTTTGGATACAGCAGCAAGTCTGTCCTTTCTCCTTTTGTGATTGAAGATAATGCCCACTCTTTGAAGGGAAGGGAGCTTAAGGCAAGCCTAAGGAAGAATCCAGCCTGAAAGGACTCTTGAGTCGTTCAGGAGAGCACCATCTATATTTGTGACTATTAACAAAACCGTTCCGAGGCTAGAAACAGGAAGAGCTGCTCTACTGAAAGTGTAGACTTGAACTTTGTGGAATATCTGATGTAGCAAATAGAGCACAGAGTAAGTCTCTGTCAGTCGTTCgtaggttttttatttttaatctagCTTTAAGTGCATGGTCCATTTTCACAAATCTAGACAACAATATTTTAAGATCATACCTTGATTTGTAAGACTGGTTTGGTCAAAATAACTACGAGTCATTTAGAAAAGACCGAGCAGGTGAGGGGGAAAATTACACAAAGAGAAGAAATGGATGACCTCAAGTTttaagaaaatcaaaaaaaaagaagttttacCTCCAGAGTGGTTTTCAGATTTAAGCCACGAGTCCACAGGGTCAGTTTAAGTATTTGTCACAGCTAAGAGTCCAAAAGTCAACGAGCATGGGTTTCACGGTCAGTACCTAGTTAAATCAAGCCACACTACTTCTGCCTGTCAGTGTCTTTCTCAGCTACACTTGCAGGACTTGACAATCATGTTGGAGAGCTGCTCCACTTTGGGGGTTCGTCCAGAGTAGTAGAGTATAGTGAGAGGTTCCAGGTCTTGGGGAACACAGCAGGGGGCGGCCGATGCCTCTGGATTCAGAGTGTTGTACAGGCTCAGCAGCTATGGGAAAAACACACGGGAGAGACCAAAACTCAGTTTTCAGTTGTATTTACAGTTGTGCAACCCCGCGTCTTATCTATGGAGTGATGAAATCTCCATAATTTACTGGCGCGTTCAGTGGAACAGTGAGACCTCATGACTGTAAATACAGAGATGCGCAAGTCAAAATTCACACGGCGATTTGTGGATGACTTACTAAACAAATAATTTCTCCTTTGTTTCCCCAACTTTTCTGGAACATTAAACATGTGCAAAGTGCTTGTCTGCAACTGAGGCCTGTTCTGTTTTCAGTGGTGTTGTCGCTCAGCCAGAGAAGCTAAAAGTGGCTGAAAGTTCATCTCAAGGTCAAGAATAAACCTCACGGTGTTGACAGTTTTCTTATAGAGACTGTTTCTTCACTACGAATTATTCacagagaaaagtaaaaaaaaaagaaaaaagaaagacattagTTGCTAATCTTTTCAAGCTGCTGCTTATTTAAGTGGTGGCTCATTGTTTGTGTTCTCTGTCTATTTAGGTCTGTGTGGgttattatttttctgttttgttttgttagtgtTAACAGTATCGGGGTTTAAATACAATACGATGTGTATGTGCCGTACCTGCGTGACTTGAACTAATGAGGGAGAAAATCTAGTTTTTGTGTGGAACGTCGTACTCTAACTGAACTGCAGCCTCGTCGCTCTGCTCGTGCTTTGCAGGTCCTCGCGATGGCTGCAGTATTTCACTCACTGACAAGGTAACTGAAGCGACTCTTAAGTCTTTGCACTGTGTCAGTTACTTTCCTGTTTGGCCTGGTGCTTGATACAAGTTTTTTTGCTGAGGTTTTTCTTGGAGTTGTCGTTGTGCCGGGAGACAAACTCCAACAACTCGCTCGCTACGTTCTACTCACTGCTTCGGTAACAGGGGGCCAAAGTCGGGTATTGTCGTTTACCTGAGGCATACGGCAGTGTGTATAACATCACATCCAACTCAACTCTTATTTGTATTAGCCATTGTACAGGTACAGGTCATTGTGGGCAATAGAGGAGGCCACATTTTGATCTGTTCATTCGTAATATAAAATGCATGAATAAGCTTACAAACAATGAGAAACTTACCGAGCTGTGTGTTGTATCTGAGCTCCTTAGGTAAGGGCAGGGCCCAGAGCAGTAGTTGGCGTCATACCCACTCGGCTCATGGATCCACTTCCAGTCCAAGTCCCGGCGAAAATCGATGTGAAGCTTGCGAACGCAGCAGctctcctctgtgtttctgtgacggGCAGAAACGTGGCAAGAACAAAGTCAGCCCCCCCCACATCATAGTCCCCCCCTACATCATAGTTTACGTTCTCTTATTGAGAATCTGGTGCATGCACACATAACGGCTTTTTTCTGCGTGGCCTTACGAGAAACAGTATTTTGTATCCAGTGCTCTCTTGCGTCGGCGCGTGTGCTGAGTGTCCAGGCGGTGAGGGGGAATCATCATGAGGATGAGGTGCGGCAGGacctgctccttcttcttcttctgttgatCCAGATCCCAGCGACTCTGCTCGTCGTCTTCATCCACGCCTTAGTTATTACAGACAAGATCAAGACTCCAATTAAACCAAAGTCTACTTGATTCAGTGACTAGGTCAACCTCCATATAATGAATTACCAGAATAATTCAAGACTAAATCATGTAAATTATGGGGACAATAGGGACTGCATGAGCTCTAAATTGAAAGAAGCATAAATGCTGTAATTATATGACAAAATGTTGTTGAAGGCCACCTTTGAACTTCACCTCCAGCACCTCCTTCTCATTATCAATGATGTCACCGTTTGGGTTGAAGGTGTGGCAGGGGCAGTGCACGCTGATTTCCAAGCCCATGTTAGTTCCTGATGACAAACgagaccacaaaaacaaaaagaaaagaaaagttgtttctcagttcaaatgtctgaatCAACGTTAGGATCTGTGATAGTTTTGGGGCAATAACGACAGTTATGACAGTGACCTCAGTCTCACCTCTGTTCATCAGCCACTCCCTCACAGTGTCGGTCAC from Solea solea chromosome 17, fSolSol10.1, whole genome shotgun sequence carries:
- the LOC131443660 gene encoding transforming growth factor beta-3 proprotein-like produces the protein MHLGKALLFVLLLNCATLSSCLSTCATVDIDHVKRKRVEAIRGQILSKLRLTNPPHSLGPSKIPYQIQALYNSTKELLEQLGRDRQQSCGQDNTETEYYAKEIYKFDMVTPESNDVHYCLKGSTSKVFRFNVSAMERNSTNLFRAEFRALRVPNFNAKRNEQRIELYQIVKPNEHITKQRYIAAKNVLTRGTPEWITFDVTDTVREWLMNRGTNMGLEISVHCPCHTFNPNGDIIDNEKEVLEVKFKGVDEDDEQSRWDLDQQKKKKEQVLPHLILMMIPPHRLDTQHTRRRKRALDTKYCFSNTEESCCVRKLHIDFRRDLDWKWIHEPSGYDANYCSGPCPYLRSSDTTHSSLLSLYNTLNPEASAAPCCVPQDLEPLTILYYSGRTPKVEQLSNMIVKSCKCS